One genomic region from Blastococcus sp. Marseille-P5729 encodes:
- a CDS encoding PP2C family serine/threonine-protein phosphatase: MPYKLMTAARTHTGLVRDNNEDNYFVGPRILLVADGMGGHAAGEVASGITAEMFAGLRDVDLSDDLTKPLGDAIEQATAEIAKRVEDDPDLEGMGTTVTAILFGERRIAVANIGDSRAYLYQRDRRKLTQLTHDDSFVQLMVENGDITAEQAVHHPYRNIVLKSVNGKYVQPRFTTLVRIHGDRYLVCSDGLTDYVETDDLTAALDIDDLDEAADKLIDLALSAGAPDNVTVVLADLVPADPTDEHPGESGPPNPKASAETEPMALP; this comes from the coding sequence ATGCCGTACAAGCTGATGACCGCCGCTCGCACCCACACCGGTCTGGTGCGCGACAACAACGAGGACAACTACTTCGTGGGCCCGCGGATCCTCCTGGTGGCCGACGGAATGGGCGGGCACGCAGCCGGCGAGGTGGCCTCCGGCATCACCGCAGAGATGTTCGCCGGGCTGCGCGATGTCGACCTGTCCGATGATCTGACCAAGCCCCTCGGTGACGCCATCGAGCAGGCCACGGCCGAGATCGCCAAGCGGGTCGAGGACGATCCCGACCTCGAGGGAATGGGCACGACCGTCACCGCGATCCTGTTCGGTGAACGGCGCATCGCGGTCGCGAACATCGGCGACTCCCGCGCATACCTCTACCAGCGTGATCGTCGCAAGCTCACCCAGCTCACGCACGACGACTCGTTCGTCCAGCTGATGGTCGAGAACGGCGACATCACCGCCGAGCAGGCGGTGCACCATCCCTACCGCAACATCGTGCTGAAGTCGGTCAATGGCAAGTACGTGCAGCCCCGGTTCACCACGCTGGTGCGCATCCACGGCGATCGGTATCTAGTGTGCAGCGATGGTCTGACCGACTATGTCGAGACCGACGATCTCACGGCCGCCCTGGACATCGATGATCTCGACGAGGCCGCCGACAAGCTCATCGACCTCGCGTTGAGCGCGGGGGCTCCCGACAACGTCACCGTCGTCCTGGCCGATCTCGTGCCGGCCGATCCGACCGACGAGCATCCCGGCGAGAGCGGCCCGCCGAATCCCAAGGCGTCGGCCGAGACCGAGCCGATGGCGTTGCCCTGA
- a CDS encoding ABC transporter ATP-binding protein — MSELVIDEVAVHFGGTVAVDRVSLRVRGDETVAILGPSGCGKSSLLRAVAGLEATGHGRVLFDGVDQAGVPVHKRGFGLMFQDGQLFEHLSVGENVAYGPRRQGMSRSETVGVVAELLAMVGLDGYADRAPATLSGGERQRVALARALAPRPGLLLLDEPLSALDASLRVRLAADVRRVLRETATMALLVTHDHEEAFAIADRVVLMRDGRFVQQGTPREVWSHPVDEQAALFLGYARVLRDAQLAPLQQAFGVGEAPLALRASALRAGPTGEPVHPPPALPATVVASAPAVDEQRLVVRLEDGQELDATAPIDSAYAPGERVALELVTSATAELLHG; from the coding sequence ATGAGTGAGCTGGTGATCGACGAGGTGGCGGTTCACTTCGGCGGCACGGTCGCGGTCGACCGCGTCAGTCTGCGGGTGCGTGGTGATGAGACCGTGGCGATCCTGGGACCCTCCGGGTGCGGGAAGTCCAGCCTGCTGCGCGCCGTCGCCGGCCTGGAGGCGACCGGTCACGGCAGGGTGCTCTTCGACGGTGTCGACCAGGCCGGTGTGCCGGTGCACAAGCGTGGCTTCGGGCTGATGTTCCAGGACGGCCAGCTCTTCGAGCATCTCTCGGTCGGCGAGAACGTCGCGTACGGACCGCGGCGGCAGGGCATGAGTCGCTCCGAGACCGTGGGCGTCGTTGCCGAGCTCCTGGCGATGGTGGGGCTCGACGGTTATGCCGACCGGGCCCCGGCGACGCTCTCCGGCGGCGAGCGGCAGCGGGTCGCGCTGGCCCGCGCGCTGGCGCCTCGGCCCGGGCTGCTGCTGCTCGACGAGCCGCTGTCGGCGTTGGACGCCTCCTTGCGGGTGCGGCTCGCGGCTGACGTGCGTCGGGTGCTTCGCGAGACGGCGACGATGGCCTTGCTGGTCACCCACGACCACGAGGAGGCGTTCGCGATCGCCGACCGGGTGGTGCTGATGCGCGATGGCCGGTTCGTGCAGCAAGGCACGCCGCGCGAAGTCTGGTCGCATCCGGTCGACGAGCAGGCGGCGCTGTTCCTCGGCTACGCCCGGGTCCTTCGTGATGCGCAGCTCGCACCCTTGCAGCAGGCGTTCGGTGTCGGCGAGGCGCCGCTCGCCCTGCGCGCGAGCGCCCTACGTGCCGGCCCGACCGGGGAGCCGGTCCACCCGCCACCCGCCTTGCCGGCGACCGTGGTCGCGAGCGCGCCCGCCGTCGACGAGCAGCGCCTCGTCGTCCGACTGGAGGACGGTCAGGAGCTGGACGCGACCGCGCCGATCGACTCGGCGTACGCCCCGGGTGAGCGGGTGGCGCTCGAGCTGGTCACGAGCGCCACTGCCGAGCTGCTCCACGGGTGA
- a CDS encoding iron ABC transporter permease, with protein MREAAVQAERDVAVRRPARSSAPTWLLVAVAVLPLAFLTIFFLVPVAGMLQRGLIVDGTLDLSGFAEAMGSSRIRRLIWLTIAQATIASLISVLLGLPVAYCLYRFHFPGQAVLRAVVVMPFVLPTVVVGVAFRTLLGEAGPLGFLGLDGTWTAIIIGLVFFNVSVVARSVGAAWQGLDPRSEETAAALGAAPFTVFRTVTLPALRPAIVSSASVVFLFCATAFGVVLTMGGLRYGTIETEIYLQTAHFLDLSTAAVLSVLQLIVVLGLLVVIGRVRRAPAKRATVRPVRRRPRKSEWPVFAITALVVVFLVTPIASLVVRSFQRGGRWTVDNYLALGTRGSNNALLVTVWDALRASVVIALNATVIALLLGAMVAFVVSRAVSTQAGRRAVRAFDAAFMLPLGVSAVTVGFGFFITLNRPPLDLRTSSVLVPIAQATVALPIVVRTITPALQQIDDRLRQASMVLGGSYVRALLTVDLPVVWRPLLAAAGFAMAVSMGEFGATAFLARSDNPTLPVVIYRLISRPDGESFGMAMAGSVILAVVTVTIMGLVERLRVETVGAF; from the coding sequence GTGAGGGAAGCCGCGGTCCAGGCCGAGCGGGACGTCGCCGTACGACGTCCCGCTCGGTCGTCGGCGCCCACCTGGCTGTTGGTCGCGGTGGCCGTGCTGCCGCTGGCATTCCTGACCATCTTCTTCCTGGTGCCGGTCGCCGGGATGCTGCAGCGTGGACTGATCGTCGACGGGACGCTGGATCTGTCGGGCTTCGCCGAGGCGATGGGTAGCTCCCGGATCCGGCGGTTGATCTGGCTCACGATCGCGCAGGCGACGATCGCCTCGCTGATCTCGGTGCTGCTCGGGCTACCGGTCGCCTACTGCCTCTACCGCTTTCACTTTCCCGGCCAGGCGGTGCTGCGGGCGGTCGTCGTCATGCCATTCGTGCTGCCGACCGTCGTCGTCGGCGTCGCCTTTCGCACGTTGCTGGGCGAGGCTGGGCCGCTGGGCTTCCTCGGGCTGGACGGCACGTGGACGGCGATCATCATAGGGCTGGTGTTCTTCAACGTCTCGGTCGTGGCCCGATCGGTCGGCGCGGCCTGGCAGGGACTCGACCCGCGATCAGAGGAGACGGCCGCGGCGCTGGGCGCGGCGCCGTTCACGGTCTTCCGGACTGTGACGCTGCCTGCGCTCCGTCCGGCGATCGTCTCGTCGGCGTCCGTCGTGTTCCTGTTCTGCGCGACCGCGTTCGGCGTCGTCCTCACCATGGGCGGCTTGCGCTACGGAACAATCGAAACCGAGATATATCTACAAACCGCTCACTTTCTCGATCTGAGCACGGCCGCCGTGCTGTCGGTGCTGCAGCTAATCGTCGTCCTGGGGCTGCTGGTGGTCATCGGGCGCGTCCGGCGTGCGCCGGCCAAGCGCGCGACGGTGCGGCCGGTACGTCGCCGACCCCGCAAGAGCGAGTGGCCGGTCTTCGCGATCACGGCTCTCGTGGTGGTCTTCCTCGTCACCCCGATCGCCTCTCTCGTAGTGCGTTCCTTCCAGCGCGGGGGTCGGTGGACCGTGGACAACTACCTCGCGCTCGGTACCCGAGGGTCAAACAATGCGCTGCTGGTCACCGTGTGGGATGCGCTTCGTGCCTCCGTCGTCATTGCGCTGAACGCGACGGTGATCGCGCTGCTGCTGGGCGCGATGGTGGCCTTCGTCGTGTCGCGCGCGGTCAGCACCCAGGCCGGACGACGTGCCGTACGGGCCTTCGACGCGGCCTTCATGCTGCCGCTGGGCGTCTCGGCAGTGACCGTTGGCTTCGGCTTTTTCATCACCCTGAATCGCCCACCGCTGGATCTGCGCACCTCGTCGGTGCTGGTCCCGATCGCTCAGGCGACCGTCGCGCTGCCGATCGTCGTCCGCACGATCACGCCGGCGCTGCAGCAGATCGACGATCGGCTGAGACAGGCATCCATGGTCCTGGGCGGGTCGTACGTCCGCGCCCTGCTGACGGTCGACCTTCCGGTGGTCTGGCGACCGCTGCTGGCAGCCGCAGGATTCGCGATGGCGGTATCGATGGGAGAGTTCGGCGCGACCGCGTTCCTCGCCAGATCCGACAATCCGACTCTGCCGGTGGTGATCTACCGGCTGATCTCGCGGCCGGACGGCGAGAGCTTCGGCATGGCCATGGCGGGCTCGGTCATCCTCGCGGTCGTCACGGTGACGATCATGGGGCTGGTCGAACGGCTGCGCGTGGAGACCGTGGGGGCCTTTTGA
- a CDS encoding thiamine ABC transporter substrate binding subunit — protein sequence MSKHRGAAATLATIACAFTLTACGVDSGSSGQDAESTVTVMTHDSWNAPEELIEQFEKDSGFTVEIQAGGDAGEVTNKLILSKDAPVADVVFGVDNTFASRPIEEDVLEPYESPAQSERSKELALAGTSNELTAIDFGDVCLNVDNEWFAANGIVAPSSLEDLIKPEYKDLFVTPSAVTSSPGMAFFLATVAKYGETGWQDYWTALLANGAKITNGWTDAYSVDFSGGEGNGARPIVLSYASSPPFTIPEGGSEPTTSAVLSTCFRQVEYAGIVKGADNVEGAQAFIDFISGTEFQKSIPDNMYMYPASDVELPEAWATYAPLSTEPLVIEPEKIAANRDAWLKEWADVTSS from the coding sequence ATGTCAAAGCACCGGGGCGCCGCAGCGACGCTCGCCACCATCGCCTGCGCGTTCACGCTGACGGCGTGTGGCGTGGACTCCGGATCGTCCGGGCAGGACGCCGAGAGCACCGTCACCGTGATGACCCACGACTCATGGAACGCTCCGGAGGAGCTCATCGAGCAGTTCGAGAAGGACTCCGGCTTCACCGTCGAGATCCAGGCTGGCGGGGACGCCGGCGAGGTGACCAACAAGCTGATCCTGAGCAAGGACGCCCCGGTCGCTGACGTAGTCTTCGGGGTCGACAACACCTTCGCCTCGCGGCCCATCGAGGAGGACGTGCTCGAGCCCTACGAGTCGCCCGCGCAGAGCGAGCGGTCGAAGGAGCTGGCGCTGGCGGGAACGAGCAACGAGCTGACCGCGATCGACTTCGGCGATGTCTGCCTGAACGTCGACAACGAGTGGTTCGCGGCCAACGGAATCGTCGCCCCGTCCTCGCTCGAGGATCTCATCAAGCCGGAGTACAAGGACCTCTTCGTCACCCCGAGCGCCGTCACCTCGTCACCGGGGATGGCCTTCTTCCTCGCTACCGTGGCGAAGTACGGCGAGACCGGCTGGCAGGACTACTGGACCGCACTGCTGGCCAACGGCGCCAAGATCACCAACGGCTGGACCGATGCGTACTCCGTGGACTTCTCCGGCGGCGAGGGCAACGGCGCCCGCCCGATAGTGCTGTCGTACGCCTCGTCCCCTCCGTTCACCATTCCCGAGGGCGGCAGCGAGCCGACGACATCCGCCGTGCTGAGCACCTGCTTCCGGCAGGTCGAGTACGCCGGGATCGTCAAGGGAGCCGACAACGTCGAGGGCGCGCAGGCGTTCATCGACTTCATCAGCGGCACGGAGTTCCAGAAGTCGATCCCGGACAACATGTACATGTACCCGGCCAGCGACGTTGAGCTGCCGGAGGCATGGGCGACCTACGCGCCGCTGTCGACCGAGCCCCTCGTGATCGAGCCGGAGAAGATCGCGGCGAACCGAGATGCCTGGTTGAAAGAGTGGGCCGACGTCACCTCGTCCTGA
- a CDS encoding adenosine deaminase, with protein MTVPSTHPLGRFIAGLPKAELHVHHVGSASPAVVAELAARHPGTVPTDPDALTDYFTFTDFAHFIELYLSVVDLVRTPEDVRWLTYGAAQELAAQGVRYAELTCTPETSVVRGIPAEGYVEAIEDARLSAQRDLGIELQWIFDIAGENGVPGADTTLQVALDHGPSALVGFGLGGPEIGVPRAQFKPHFDAARSAGLLSVPHAGESTGPQTIRDAIEHLSAERIGHGIAAAQDPQLLSLLAERQITLEVCPTSNVATRCVADTAQHPLPQLAAAGVPVTINSDDPPMFGTTLCREYEIAADLLSLDRNGLAELARESVRRSFAPEQTKPRILREIDEYVAKP; from the coding sequence ATGACGGTTCCATCCACCCACCCGTTGGGTCGATTCATCGCAGGGCTGCCCAAGGCCGAGCTGCACGTGCATCACGTCGGCTCGGCGTCGCCGGCCGTCGTGGCCGAGCTGGCGGCGCGCCACCCGGGGACCGTGCCGACCGATCCAGACGCGCTCACCGATTACTTCACCTTCACCGACTTCGCCCATTTCATCGAGCTTTACCTATCGGTCGTCGACCTGGTGCGTACGCCCGAGGATGTCCGGTGGCTGACCTACGGCGCCGCCCAGGAGCTCGCCGCGCAGGGGGTTCGGTACGCCGAGCTCACCTGCACGCCGGAGACCTCCGTCGTCCGCGGCATCCCGGCGGAGGGGTACGTCGAGGCGATCGAGGACGCCCGGCTGAGTGCACAGCGCGACCTGGGCATCGAGCTGCAGTGGATCTTCGATATCGCCGGCGAGAACGGCGTACCGGGCGCCGACACCACCTTGCAGGTTGCCCTGGACCATGGCCCTTCGGCGCTGGTCGGCTTCGGGCTCGGTGGCCCGGAGATCGGCGTCCCGCGTGCGCAGTTCAAGCCGCACTTCGATGCGGCACGCTCGGCTGGACTCCTGTCGGTGCCGCACGCCGGTGAGTCGACCGGGCCGCAGACCATCCGGGACGCGATCGAGCACCTGAGTGCCGAGCGGATCGGGCACGGCATCGCGGCCGCCCAGGACCCGCAGCTGCTGTCGTTGCTGGCCGAGCGGCAGATCACCCTCGAGGTGTGCCCGACCTCCAATGTCGCCACCCGATGCGTCGCCGACACCGCCCAGCATCCGCTGCCACAGCTGGCGGCGGCCGGCGTCCCCGTCACGATCAACAGCGACGACCCGCCGATGTTCGGCACCACCCTGTGCCGGGAGTACGAGATCGCGGCCGACCTGCTGTCCCTCGACCGCAACGGGCTGGCTGAACTGGCGCGCGAGAGCGTCCGTCGCTCATTCGCGCCGGAGCAGACCAAACCCCGGATCCTCCGCGAGATCGATGAGTATGTCGCCAAGCCCTGA
- a CDS encoding glucosaminidase domain-containing protein encodes MGIAPSPPRSKPAAGETSRRSNGARTTGKRAAAGTRATSGRAAAPTRAASGRSSSPARSTVGARRPAKRTTSSRPRKRMSAARARMLARRRRALSLLVAAVLAATTIWVISTGEDPDVRTGPAPTDPAAFIEYAVLPAQEEMAEFDVPASVALAQSIIESHWAQSELTVEGRNFFGIKCAGESPFATGCMEKVTTECTPSGECSEVVDAFRTYDSAEDSFRDHGHFLSNNPRYEQAFEHVDDPDRFAREIQEAGYATDPEYADKVISLMNQYDLYQYDDE; translated from the coding sequence GTGGGCATCGCGCCAAGCCCACCGCGCAGCAAGCCGGCCGCGGGTGAGACCTCCCGCCGGTCGAATGGTGCGCGCACCACGGGCAAGCGAGCAGCTGCGGGCACCCGCGCGACGAGCGGGCGAGCTGCTGCCCCCACGCGTGCGGCGAGCGGGCGCTCCAGCAGTCCTGCACGCAGCACCGTCGGCGCGCGCCGCCCGGCGAAGCGCACGACGTCCTCGCGGCCCCGCAAGCGGATGTCGGCCGCCCGCGCCCGGATGCTGGCCCGCCGCCGTCGTGCGCTGAGCCTGCTCGTGGCCGCCGTCCTCGCGGCGACGACGATCTGGGTGATCTCCACGGGCGAGGATCCCGACGTCCGCACCGGGCCGGCCCCGACCGACCCGGCCGCCTTCATCGAGTACGCCGTGCTCCCGGCCCAGGAGGAGATGGCGGAGTTCGACGTCCCCGCCTCGGTGGCGTTGGCTCAGTCGATCATCGAGTCGCACTGGGCGCAGAGCGAGCTCACCGTCGAGGGACGCAACTTCTTCGGCATCAAGTGCGCGGGGGAGTCGCCGTTCGCCACCGGTTGCATGGAGAAGGTCACCACGGAGTGCACGCCGTCCGGCGAGTGCAGCGAGGTGGTCGACGCGTTCCGCACCTACGACAGCGCCGAGGACTCCTTCCGCGACCACGGTCATTTCCTGTCCAACAATCCGCGATACGAGCAGGCCTTCGAGCACGTCGACGACCCCGACCGGTTCGCGCGCGAGATCCAGGAGGCCGGCTACGCCACCGACCCCGAGTACGCCGACAAGGTCATCTCGCTGATGAACCAGTACGACCTGTACCAGTACGACGACGAGTGA
- a CDS encoding enoyl-CoA hydratase/isomerase family protein, whose protein sequence is MGDLQVSKDGYVAVFKVSRPPHNYFDQEIIGEIVNAGAEADADPDTRAIVLCSEGKNFCAGANFGDSGGGFGPERTETSRRLYTHAAELFRIATPIVAAVQGAAVGGGLGLAVMADFRVAAPSARLHANFARLGFHQGFGLSVTLPRLVGEQKAAEMLLTARAVKGEEALRIGLVDRLNDDPYAGALELATEIAGNAPIAVRSIRETLRGSLADEVKAVLDRELAEQTAHWATQDCAEGIRANLERRDPHFTAQ, encoded by the coding sequence ATGGGAGATCTACAGGTATCGAAAGACGGGTACGTTGCCGTCTTCAAGGTAAGCCGACCGCCGCACAACTACTTCGACCAGGAGATCATCGGCGAGATCGTGAACGCCGGGGCCGAGGCGGACGCCGACCCCGACACGCGCGCGATCGTGCTGTGCTCCGAGGGCAAGAACTTCTGCGCGGGCGCCAACTTCGGCGACTCCGGCGGCGGCTTCGGCCCGGAGCGCACCGAGACCTCCCGGCGCCTCTACACGCACGCCGCCGAGCTGTTCCGCATCGCCACCCCGATCGTCGCGGCGGTCCAGGGCGCCGCGGTCGGGGGCGGTCTGGGCCTGGCGGTCATGGCCGACTTCCGGGTCGCCGCGCCGTCCGCCCGCCTGCATGCCAACTTCGCCCGGCTCGGATTCCATCAGGGCTTCGGGCTGAGCGTCACGCTGCCGCGGCTGGTCGGCGAGCAGAAGGCTGCCGAGATGCTGCTGACCGCTCGCGCGGTCAAGGGTGAGGAGGCGCTGCGGATCGGCCTGGTCGACCGGCTGAACGACGACCCTTACGCCGGTGCGCTCGAGCTCGCCACCGAGATCGCGGGCAACGCGCCGATCGCCGTCCGCTCGATCCGGGAGACGCTGCGCGGCTCGCTCGCCGACGAGGTCAAGGCGGTGCTCGACCGGGAGCTGGCCGAGCAGACCGCCCACTGGGCCACCCAGGACTGCGCCGAGGGCATCAGGGCCAACCTCGAACGCCGCGACCCCCACTTCACCGCCCAGTGA